One genomic window of Eleginops maclovinus isolate JMC-PN-2008 ecotype Puerto Natales chromosome 12, JC_Emac_rtc_rv5, whole genome shotgun sequence includes the following:
- the camsap1b gene encoding calmodulin-regulated spectrin-associated protein 1-B isoform X2, whose product MDVDLCACGDSTRRKVDFAGVSEVTMEVVPLEMYDSARAKIAANLRWLFAKAYGIDHIPEDLRDPFYTDQYEQEHIKPPVIRLLLSCELYCRVCALILKTEQAASLQSHLSVIQALSRKGIYVVESDDTPVTDEDLACVPIKMSAHMPMIDALMMAYTVEMISIEKVVASVKRFSTFSASKELPFDLEDAMVFWINKVNMKMREISEREHKVKHHPLESPSHQKVRYRREHASGRQLPFFPLLEDLMRDVCDGAAMLTVVNYYCPDLMKLEDICLKEVPSIADSLYNIRLLKEFANEYLNKSFYLTLEDMLYSPLVLKHNVMVFIAELFWWFETVKPEFVQPRDLQEFKDARAIAQPKCARPSVPISNATKRSFLASPGVADNQSSPEVCNSKGGPTFSPSHPLLPLRQRQQKQQGEDVSSVRNRSNSLTQMEGQPRGSVVAWPDKRQRPLSTLGPYMFHSAIDSDADVASGDSVSLARSISKDSLASNVVNLTPKHQPAVHQPLQTALRRVNGHSLLGNVNIEDKEDTLVAVARTEAPVIPKRVEGTQAAATAGPKPSAESKPATDSFYLEPLMPSVIKPAKEKSVCLNKEEESGEGPHSSGRGSLRRGDGSTSVVRRKAPSGLNQTFTPPGQEADLSEEPQQAPAELRPAGTSSTDPTPIEPAGGFYLHSDSEEPKPSQVLDAELEDLDEEEEDLDEAVTTKDPSRPRKAFNDEDEEEESAKLQEDMNVKEHEDKDLNGGSGRSSPCLSAHSQASSMASGSVRMTSFAERKAQQQRFGSNHDLRSSASSSQRTTPDGSECSGPLPSSWRLKRDQSPSSPLGGCGRIGDGSGSNVLASEIVQLRMQLEEKRRAIEHQKKKMEVLSARQRQKLGKAAFLHIVKKGGGKSDTLPNPLKADLSKDELGGEKALSSKDDLCVNALKGGKEAAGPTPSTVLEADKIGSGDSFYLEEELDLNECSRSIELLNDAIGSIQQQMVQLSLQQEVLMKQNPQPSPGTAPPVPTDKNSDSKSKAGFHFVEHSSSSSTSTTPTRKPPKLSSGRSSRSKPSELKIAKEQSRQPSRTLTPTQSGSETSPHARQLAGGRSPRAEQPNSPRTPTAGEPCDRPGSGHIRSVNFRLHDEANIRLPTRVDLRAVAAPELSFEEFLSSTLRGPDHSSDGSGKENIPSDEGQRNRSHLIEVDLSELKDPEEVEAAEDSVTDADGEQKSGMGFFFKDEQKAEDELAKRRAAFLLKQQKKAKEAQLRKQQLESESEQKRDEARRKAEEDRLRKEDEKTRRELIKQEYLRRKQQEILEEQGLVKPKMPKTPKPKQKNRPKSVFREESHQDHFSKCPSTPENLSTTQSGSSLSLASAATNEADSVNSGGAGSQRCDSVESFPGSRNNSRTVERDWDNGSTASSIASMAEYTGPKLFKEPSAKSNKPIIHNAISHCCLAGKVNEPQKNQILEELEKCESNHLMILFRDGGCQFRALYSYFPDTEEIQKLTGTGPKTISKKMIDKLYKYSSDRKQFTVIPAKTVSVSVDALTIHNQLWQAKRGTVPKKSGK is encoded by the exons atGGATGTTGATTTGTGTGCTTGCGGGGACAGCACCAGAAGAAAAGTGGACTTTGCTGGGGTTTCCGAAGTCACGATGGAGGTTGTACCGTTGGAGATGTACGATTCTGCCAGAGCAAAAATAGCTGCCAACCTGCGGTGGCTGTTTGCCAAAGCATATGGCATTG ACCATATTCCAGAGGATCTAAGGGACCCCTTCTACACGGACCAGTACGAGCAGGAACACATAAAGCCTCCCGTCATCCGCCTGCTGCTGTCCTGCGAGCTCTACTGCCGCGTCTGCGCCCTCATCCTCAAGACGGAACAGGCGGCGTCCCTGCAGTCCCACCTGTCCGTCATCCAGGCCCTGTCCAGAAAGGGCATTTATGTTGTGGAGAGTGACGATACTCCCGTCACAGATGAGGACCTGGCCTGTGTGCCCATCAAAATG AGTGCTCACATGCCCATGATCGATGCCCTGATGATGGCGTACACAGTGGAGATGATCAGCATCGAGAAAGTGGTGGCTTCTGTCAAGCGCTTCTCTACCTTCAGTGCCTCCAAGGAGCTGCCCTTTGACCTGGAGGACGCCATGGTCTTCTGGATCAACAAG GTGAACATGAAGATGAGGGAGATTTCAGAACGGGAGCATAAAGTGAAGCACCACCCCCTGGAGTCCCCCAGCCACCAAAAG GTACGGTATCGCCGGGAGCACGCTTCAGGCCGACAGCTGCCCTTCTTCCCCCTGCTGGAGGACCTGATGAGGGATGTGTGTGACGGCGCTGCAATGCTCACTGTGGTCAACTACTACTGCCCGGACCTCATGAAGCTGGAGG ATATTTGCCTGAAGGAAGTCCCCTCCATTGCTGATAGCCTGTACAACATCAGGCTACTGAAAGAGTTCGCCAACGAGTATCTGAATAAAAGTTTCTATCTGACGTTGGAGGATATGCTCTACTCGCCGCTTGTGCTTAAG CACAATGTCATGGTGTTCATCGCTGAACTCTTCTGGTGGTTTGAGACCGTCAAGCCCGAGTTTGTCCAGCCCAGAGATCTCCAAGAGTTCAAAGATG CTCGAGCTATAGCTCAGCCCAAGTGTGCCCGCCCTTCAGTGCCTATCTCCAACGCCACCAAGCGCAGCTTCCTGGCCAGCCCTGGTGTGGCCGATAACCAGAGCAGCCCTGAAGTCTGTAACAG tAAAGGGGGTCCAACCTTCAGTCCTTCCCACCCGCTCCTGCCCCTCCGACAGAGGCAACAGAAGCAGCAAGGAGAGGATGTATCGA GTGTCAGAAACCGCTCCAACTCCCTGACTCAGATGGAAGGACAACCCCGAGGCTCTGTTGTTGCATGGCCCGACAAGAGGCAGAG ACCCCTGTCCACACTGGGCCCCTACATGTTCCATTCAGCCATAGACAGTGACGCAGACGTTGCCTCTGGAGACAGTGTGAGTCTGGCTCGCTCCATAAGCAAGGACAGCCTGGCATCCAACGTCGTCAACCTCACGCCCAAACACCAGCCTGCTGTGCACCAGCCTCTGCAGACGGCCCTGCGCAGAGTCAACGGCCACAGCCTTCTGGGTAATGTCAACATTGAGGACAAGGAGGACACTCTGGTGGCAGTTGCCAGGACTGAAGCTCCCGTCATCCCCAAACGGGTCGAAGGGACGCAAGCAGCTGCCACGGCAGGACCCAAACCTTCGGCTGAGTCCAAACCCGCGACAGATAGCTTTTACCTAGAACCACTGATGCCTTCTGTGATCAAACCAGCTAAAGAGAAGTCTGTATGCCTCaacaaggaggaggagagtggcGAGGGGCCGCATTCTTCAGGCAGGGGCTCTCTGCGCCGAGGAGATGGGTCTACGTCGGTCGTTCGGAGGAAAGCTCCCTCCGGTCTGAACCAAACCTTCACTCCTCCAGGTCAGGAGGCAGACCTGTCGGAGGAGCCTCAACAGGCTCCAGCAGAACTCCGACCCGCTGGGACCAGCAGCACGGACCCCACGCCCATAGAGCCGGCTGGGGGCTTCTACCTTCACTCAGATTCTGAAGAACCAAAACCTAGCCAGGTCCTGGATGCGGAGCTGGAAGACctggacgaggaggaagaggatctAGACGAAGCCGTCACCACTAAAGACCCCAGCAGGCCCAGGAAAGCCTTTAACGATgaagacgaggaagaggagtcGGCCAAACTCCAAGAAGACATGAATGTAAAAGAGCACGAGGACAAAGACCTGAATGGTGGCAGCGGTCGCTCCAGCCCCTGCCTCAGCGCTCACTCCCAGGCCAGCAGCATGGCGAGCGGCAGCGTGCGCATGACCTCCTTCGCTGAGCGCAAGGCCCAGCAGCAGCGCTTCGGCAGCAACCATGACCTGCGCTCCAGCGCCTCCAGCTCCCAGAGGACCACTCCCGATGGGTCAGAGTGCAGCGGGCCCCTGCCGTCCTCGTGGAGGCTTAAAAGGGACCAGAGCCCCTCCTCCCCACTGGGAGGATGTGGCCGTATAGGCGATGGTAGCGGCTCTAATGTCCTGGCGTCTGAAATCGTCCAGCTCCGTatgcagctggaggagaaacGGCGTGCCATTGagcaccagaagaagaagatggaggtgCTGTCGGCGAGGCAGAGGCAGAAGCTGGGGAAGGCCGCCTTCCTGCACATCGTGAAGAAAGGCGGAGGCAAGAGTGACACGCTACCCAACCCGCTGAAAGCCGACCTCTCCAAAGACGAGCTTGGAGGGGAGAAGGCTCTGTCCAGTAAAGATGATCTGTGTGTCAACGCCCTTAAGGGGGGCAAAGAGGCGGCGGGACCGACACCATCCACGGTCCTGGAAGCAGACAAGATAGGGAGCGGGGACAGCTTCTATCTGGAGGAAGAGCTGGACCTGAACGAGTGCAGCCGCTCCATCGAGCTGCTGAACGACGCCATCGGCAGCATCCAGCAGCAGATGGTGCAGCTGTCCCTGCAGCAGGAGGTGCTGATGAAGCAGAACCCACAGCCTTCCCCTGGCACGGCTCCACCTGTCCCCACCGACAAAAACAGCGACTCTAAGTCAAAGGCAGGCTTCCACTTCGTGGAAcacagctccagctccagtaCCAGCACCACGCCCACCAGGAAGCCCCCGAAGCTAAGCTCAGGCCGGAGCTCTAGGTCCAAACCCTCGGAGCTAAAGATCGCCAAGGAGCAGAGCCGGCAGCCTTCCAGGACCCTCACCCCCACCCAGAGTGGATCAGAGACATCACCACATGCACGGCAGTTAGCTGGGGGCCGGTCCCCCAGGGCCGAGCAGCCCAACAGCCCCAGAACCCCCACAGCAGGAGAGCCGTGCGACAGGCCGGGCTCCGGCCACATCCGGAGCGTTAACTTCCGCCTTCACGACGAGGCCAACATACGCCTGCCCACCCGGGTGGACCTGAGGGCGGTGGCTGCCCCAGAGCTGTCCTTTGAAGAGTTCCTGTCTAGCACCCTGAGAGGGCCTGACCACTCTTCAGACGGGTCGGGCAAGGAGAACATACCGTCAGATGAGGGGCAGCGTAACAGATCCCACCTGATCGAGGTGGACCTGTCGGAGCTGAAAGACCCCGAGGAAGTCGAGGCTGCTGAGGACTCGGTGACGGATGCAGATGGAGAGCAGAAGTCAGGCATGGGCTTCTTCTTCAAG GATGAGCAGAAGGCAGAGGATGAGCTGGCCAAGAGGAGAGCAGCATTCCtgctgaagcagcagaagaaagccAAGGAGGCTCAACTCCGTAAACAACAgctagaatcagaatcagagcaGAAACGAGATGAAGCCAG ACGGAAGGCGGAGGAGGACCGCCTGCGCAAAGAAGACGAGAAGACACGGCGGGAGCTGATAAAGCAGGAGTATCTGCGGAGGAAGCAGCAGGAGATTTTGGAGGAACAAGGCCTGGTGAAGCCCAAAATGCCCAAAACCCCCAAACCCAAGCAGAAGAACAGACCCAAGTCTGTGTTCAGAGAGGAATCCCACCAGGATCATTTCTCCAAGTGCCCTTCCACAC CTGAGAACCTGAGCACCACCCAGTCCGGCTCCAGTCTGTCCCTGGCCTCCGCCGCCACCAACGAGGCCGACAGCGTCAACTCGGGAGGGGCCGGCTCTCAGCG CTGTGACTCTGTGGAGTCGTTCCCAGGCAGCCGGAACAACAGCCGAACTGTAGAGAGAGACTGGGACAACGGCTCCACCGCGTCCTCCATCGCTTCCATGGCTGAATATACTG GTCCCAAACTGTTCAAGGAGCCCAGCGCCAAGTCCAATAAGCCAATCATCCACAATGCAATCTCCCACTGCTGCCTGGCTGGCAAAGTCAACGAGCCTCAGAAAAACCAGATCCTGGAG GAGTTGGAGAAGTGCGAGTCCAACCACCTGATGATCCTGTTCCGTGACGGCGGCTGCCAGTTCCGGGCACTCTACTCGTACTTTCCGGACACCGAGGAGATTCAGAAGCTGACGGGAACGGGACCGAAGACCATCAGCAAGAAGATGATCGACAAGCTGTACAAGTACAGCTCCGACCGGAAGCAGTTCACCGTCATCCCCGCCAAGACCGTGTCCGTCAGCGTGGACGCCCTGACCATCCACAACCAGCTGTGGCAGGCCAAGAGAGGCACCGTGCCAAAGAAGAGTGGGAAATAA
- the camsap1b gene encoding calmodulin-regulated spectrin-associated protein 1-B isoform X1 → MDVDLCACGDSTRRKVDFAGVSEVTMEVVPLEMYDSARAKIAANLRWLFAKAYGIDHIPEDLRDPFYTDQYEQEHIKPPVIRLLLSCELYCRVCALILKTEQAASLQSHLSVIQALSRKGIYVVESDDTPVTDEDLACVPIKMSAHMPMIDALMMAYTVEMISIEKVVASVKRFSTFSASKELPFDLEDAMVFWINKVNMKMREISEREHKVKHHPLESPSHQKVRYRREHASGRQLPFFPLLEDLMRDVCDGAAMLTVVNYYCPDLMKLEDICLKEVPSIADSLYNIRLLKEFANEYLNKSFYLTLEDMLYSPLVLKHNVMVFIAELFWWFETVKPEFVQPRDLQEFKDARAIAQPKCARPSVPISNATKRSFLASPGVADNQSSPEVCNRYFLHPEDSDPLKGGPTFSPSHPLLPLRQRQQKQQGEDVSSVRNRSNSLTQMEGQPRGSVVAWPDKRQRPLSTLGPYMFHSAIDSDADVASGDSVSLARSISKDSLASNVVNLTPKHQPAVHQPLQTALRRVNGHSLLGNVNIEDKEDTLVAVARTEAPVIPKRVEGTQAAATAGPKPSAESKPATDSFYLEPLMPSVIKPAKEKSVCLNKEEESGEGPHSSGRGSLRRGDGSTSVVRRKAPSGLNQTFTPPGQEADLSEEPQQAPAELRPAGTSSTDPTPIEPAGGFYLHSDSEEPKPSQVLDAELEDLDEEEEDLDEAVTTKDPSRPRKAFNDEDEEEESAKLQEDMNVKEHEDKDLNGGSGRSSPCLSAHSQASSMASGSVRMTSFAERKAQQQRFGSNHDLRSSASSSQRTTPDGSECSGPLPSSWRLKRDQSPSSPLGGCGRIGDGSGSNVLASEIVQLRMQLEEKRRAIEHQKKKMEVLSARQRQKLGKAAFLHIVKKGGGKSDTLPNPLKADLSKDELGGEKALSSKDDLCVNALKGGKEAAGPTPSTVLEADKIGSGDSFYLEEELDLNECSRSIELLNDAIGSIQQQMVQLSLQQEVLMKQNPQPSPGTAPPVPTDKNSDSKSKAGFHFVEHSSSSSTSTTPTRKPPKLSSGRSSRSKPSELKIAKEQSRQPSRTLTPTQSGSETSPHARQLAGGRSPRAEQPNSPRTPTAGEPCDRPGSGHIRSVNFRLHDEANIRLPTRVDLRAVAAPELSFEEFLSSTLRGPDHSSDGSGKENIPSDEGQRNRSHLIEVDLSELKDPEEVEAAEDSVTDADGEQKSGMGFFFKDEQKAEDELAKRRAAFLLKQQKKAKEAQLRKQQLESESEQKRDEARRKAEEDRLRKEDEKTRRELIKQEYLRRKQQEILEEQGLVKPKMPKTPKPKQKNRPKSVFREESHQDHFSKCPSTPENLSTTQSGSSLSLASAATNEADSVNSGGAGSQRCDSVESFPGSRNNSRTVERDWDNGSTASSIASMAEYTGPKLFKEPSAKSNKPIIHNAISHCCLAGKVNEPQKNQILEELEKCESNHLMILFRDGGCQFRALYSYFPDTEEIQKLTGTGPKTISKKMIDKLYKYSSDRKQFTVIPAKTVSVSVDALTIHNQLWQAKRGTVPKKSGK, encoded by the exons atGGATGTTGATTTGTGTGCTTGCGGGGACAGCACCAGAAGAAAAGTGGACTTTGCTGGGGTTTCCGAAGTCACGATGGAGGTTGTACCGTTGGAGATGTACGATTCTGCCAGAGCAAAAATAGCTGCCAACCTGCGGTGGCTGTTTGCCAAAGCATATGGCATTG ACCATATTCCAGAGGATCTAAGGGACCCCTTCTACACGGACCAGTACGAGCAGGAACACATAAAGCCTCCCGTCATCCGCCTGCTGCTGTCCTGCGAGCTCTACTGCCGCGTCTGCGCCCTCATCCTCAAGACGGAACAGGCGGCGTCCCTGCAGTCCCACCTGTCCGTCATCCAGGCCCTGTCCAGAAAGGGCATTTATGTTGTGGAGAGTGACGATACTCCCGTCACAGATGAGGACCTGGCCTGTGTGCCCATCAAAATG AGTGCTCACATGCCCATGATCGATGCCCTGATGATGGCGTACACAGTGGAGATGATCAGCATCGAGAAAGTGGTGGCTTCTGTCAAGCGCTTCTCTACCTTCAGTGCCTCCAAGGAGCTGCCCTTTGACCTGGAGGACGCCATGGTCTTCTGGATCAACAAG GTGAACATGAAGATGAGGGAGATTTCAGAACGGGAGCATAAAGTGAAGCACCACCCCCTGGAGTCCCCCAGCCACCAAAAG GTACGGTATCGCCGGGAGCACGCTTCAGGCCGACAGCTGCCCTTCTTCCCCCTGCTGGAGGACCTGATGAGGGATGTGTGTGACGGCGCTGCAATGCTCACTGTGGTCAACTACTACTGCCCGGACCTCATGAAGCTGGAGG ATATTTGCCTGAAGGAAGTCCCCTCCATTGCTGATAGCCTGTACAACATCAGGCTACTGAAAGAGTTCGCCAACGAGTATCTGAATAAAAGTTTCTATCTGACGTTGGAGGATATGCTCTACTCGCCGCTTGTGCTTAAG CACAATGTCATGGTGTTCATCGCTGAACTCTTCTGGTGGTTTGAGACCGTCAAGCCCGAGTTTGTCCAGCCCAGAGATCTCCAAGAGTTCAAAGATG CTCGAGCTATAGCTCAGCCCAAGTGTGCCCGCCCTTCAGTGCCTATCTCCAACGCCACCAAGCGCAGCTTCCTGGCCAGCCCTGGTGTGGCCGATAACCAGAGCAGCCCTGAAGTCTGTAACAGGTACTTCCTGCACCCTGAAGACTCTGACCCCCT tAAAGGGGGTCCAACCTTCAGTCCTTCCCACCCGCTCCTGCCCCTCCGACAGAGGCAACAGAAGCAGCAAGGAGAGGATGTATCGA GTGTCAGAAACCGCTCCAACTCCCTGACTCAGATGGAAGGACAACCCCGAGGCTCTGTTGTTGCATGGCCCGACAAGAGGCAGAG ACCCCTGTCCACACTGGGCCCCTACATGTTCCATTCAGCCATAGACAGTGACGCAGACGTTGCCTCTGGAGACAGTGTGAGTCTGGCTCGCTCCATAAGCAAGGACAGCCTGGCATCCAACGTCGTCAACCTCACGCCCAAACACCAGCCTGCTGTGCACCAGCCTCTGCAGACGGCCCTGCGCAGAGTCAACGGCCACAGCCTTCTGGGTAATGTCAACATTGAGGACAAGGAGGACACTCTGGTGGCAGTTGCCAGGACTGAAGCTCCCGTCATCCCCAAACGGGTCGAAGGGACGCAAGCAGCTGCCACGGCAGGACCCAAACCTTCGGCTGAGTCCAAACCCGCGACAGATAGCTTTTACCTAGAACCACTGATGCCTTCTGTGATCAAACCAGCTAAAGAGAAGTCTGTATGCCTCaacaaggaggaggagagtggcGAGGGGCCGCATTCTTCAGGCAGGGGCTCTCTGCGCCGAGGAGATGGGTCTACGTCGGTCGTTCGGAGGAAAGCTCCCTCCGGTCTGAACCAAACCTTCACTCCTCCAGGTCAGGAGGCAGACCTGTCGGAGGAGCCTCAACAGGCTCCAGCAGAACTCCGACCCGCTGGGACCAGCAGCACGGACCCCACGCCCATAGAGCCGGCTGGGGGCTTCTACCTTCACTCAGATTCTGAAGAACCAAAACCTAGCCAGGTCCTGGATGCGGAGCTGGAAGACctggacgaggaggaagaggatctAGACGAAGCCGTCACCACTAAAGACCCCAGCAGGCCCAGGAAAGCCTTTAACGATgaagacgaggaagaggagtcGGCCAAACTCCAAGAAGACATGAATGTAAAAGAGCACGAGGACAAAGACCTGAATGGTGGCAGCGGTCGCTCCAGCCCCTGCCTCAGCGCTCACTCCCAGGCCAGCAGCATGGCGAGCGGCAGCGTGCGCATGACCTCCTTCGCTGAGCGCAAGGCCCAGCAGCAGCGCTTCGGCAGCAACCATGACCTGCGCTCCAGCGCCTCCAGCTCCCAGAGGACCACTCCCGATGGGTCAGAGTGCAGCGGGCCCCTGCCGTCCTCGTGGAGGCTTAAAAGGGACCAGAGCCCCTCCTCCCCACTGGGAGGATGTGGCCGTATAGGCGATGGTAGCGGCTCTAATGTCCTGGCGTCTGAAATCGTCCAGCTCCGTatgcagctggaggagaaacGGCGTGCCATTGagcaccagaagaagaagatggaggtgCTGTCGGCGAGGCAGAGGCAGAAGCTGGGGAAGGCCGCCTTCCTGCACATCGTGAAGAAAGGCGGAGGCAAGAGTGACACGCTACCCAACCCGCTGAAAGCCGACCTCTCCAAAGACGAGCTTGGAGGGGAGAAGGCTCTGTCCAGTAAAGATGATCTGTGTGTCAACGCCCTTAAGGGGGGCAAAGAGGCGGCGGGACCGACACCATCCACGGTCCTGGAAGCAGACAAGATAGGGAGCGGGGACAGCTTCTATCTGGAGGAAGAGCTGGACCTGAACGAGTGCAGCCGCTCCATCGAGCTGCTGAACGACGCCATCGGCAGCATCCAGCAGCAGATGGTGCAGCTGTCCCTGCAGCAGGAGGTGCTGATGAAGCAGAACCCACAGCCTTCCCCTGGCACGGCTCCACCTGTCCCCACCGACAAAAACAGCGACTCTAAGTCAAAGGCAGGCTTCCACTTCGTGGAAcacagctccagctccagtaCCAGCACCACGCCCACCAGGAAGCCCCCGAAGCTAAGCTCAGGCCGGAGCTCTAGGTCCAAACCCTCGGAGCTAAAGATCGCCAAGGAGCAGAGCCGGCAGCCTTCCAGGACCCTCACCCCCACCCAGAGTGGATCAGAGACATCACCACATGCACGGCAGTTAGCTGGGGGCCGGTCCCCCAGGGCCGAGCAGCCCAACAGCCCCAGAACCCCCACAGCAGGAGAGCCGTGCGACAGGCCGGGCTCCGGCCACATCCGGAGCGTTAACTTCCGCCTTCACGACGAGGCCAACATACGCCTGCCCACCCGGGTGGACCTGAGGGCGGTGGCTGCCCCAGAGCTGTCCTTTGAAGAGTTCCTGTCTAGCACCCTGAGAGGGCCTGACCACTCTTCAGACGGGTCGGGCAAGGAGAACATACCGTCAGATGAGGGGCAGCGTAACAGATCCCACCTGATCGAGGTGGACCTGTCGGAGCTGAAAGACCCCGAGGAAGTCGAGGCTGCTGAGGACTCGGTGACGGATGCAGATGGAGAGCAGAAGTCAGGCATGGGCTTCTTCTTCAAG GATGAGCAGAAGGCAGAGGATGAGCTGGCCAAGAGGAGAGCAGCATTCCtgctgaagcagcagaagaaagccAAGGAGGCTCAACTCCGTAAACAACAgctagaatcagaatcagagcaGAAACGAGATGAAGCCAG ACGGAAGGCGGAGGAGGACCGCCTGCGCAAAGAAGACGAGAAGACACGGCGGGAGCTGATAAAGCAGGAGTATCTGCGGAGGAAGCAGCAGGAGATTTTGGAGGAACAAGGCCTGGTGAAGCCCAAAATGCCCAAAACCCCCAAACCCAAGCAGAAGAACAGACCCAAGTCTGTGTTCAGAGAGGAATCCCACCAGGATCATTTCTCCAAGTGCCCTTCCACAC CTGAGAACCTGAGCACCACCCAGTCCGGCTCCAGTCTGTCCCTGGCCTCCGCCGCCACCAACGAGGCCGACAGCGTCAACTCGGGAGGGGCCGGCTCTCAGCG CTGTGACTCTGTGGAGTCGTTCCCAGGCAGCCGGAACAACAGCCGAACTGTAGAGAGAGACTGGGACAACGGCTCCACCGCGTCCTCCATCGCTTCCATGGCTGAATATACTG GTCCCAAACTGTTCAAGGAGCCCAGCGCCAAGTCCAATAAGCCAATCATCCACAATGCAATCTCCCACTGCTGCCTGGCTGGCAAAGTCAACGAGCCTCAGAAAAACCAGATCCTGGAG GAGTTGGAGAAGTGCGAGTCCAACCACCTGATGATCCTGTTCCGTGACGGCGGCTGCCAGTTCCGGGCACTCTACTCGTACTTTCCGGACACCGAGGAGATTCAGAAGCTGACGGGAACGGGACCGAAGACCATCAGCAAGAAGATGATCGACAAGCTGTACAAGTACAGCTCCGACCGGAAGCAGTTCACCGTCATCCCCGCCAAGACCGTGTCCGTCAGCGTGGACGCCCTGACCATCCACAACCAGCTGTGGCAGGCCAAGAGAGGCACCGTGCCAAAGAAGAGTGGGAAATAA